In Thiospirochaeta perfilievii, a single window of DNA contains:
- a CDS encoding glycoside hydrolase family 43 protein translates to MEKTVIITDNYTADPSAHLFEDKIYLYPSHDLDIEMESNDNGDQYCMTDYHVYSMEKPGAQVTDHGEVLHINSVDWASKQMWAPDAAEKDGEYYLYFPARDHKGIFRIGVAKSNRPYGPFKANKSYIKGSFSIDPAVFRDDDGSYYIYFGGLWGGQLQNWKTDKFDKDGTEPKPDDLALLPRIAKLDSSMEEFEENPREIEILDKKGNLLLAGNEDARYFEGPWMFKYRGKYYFSYSTGTTHKIVYAISDSPYGPFIYQGTILEPVIGWTTHHSIVEQNGDWYLFYHDCSLSGGVNHKRSVKYAKLDFTDDGKIIPISDFVQD, encoded by the coding sequence ATGGAAAAGACAGTAATAATAACAGACAATTATACAGCGGACCCTTCAGCCCATCTATTTGAAGATAAAATATACCTCTATCCATCCCATGACTTAGATATAGAGATGGAAAGTAACGATAATGGAGATCAGTACTGTATGACTGATTACCATGTCTACTCCATGGAGAAACCAGGCGCTCAAGTTACAGATCATGGAGAAGTTCTACATATAAACAGTGTAGATTGGGCATCTAAACAGATGTGGGCTCCTGATGCAGCTGAAAAAGATGGAGAGTATTATTTGTACTTTCCTGCAAGGGATCACAAAGGAATATTTAGAATTGGTGTTGCAAAATCCAACAGACCCTATGGTCCTTTTAAAGCTAATAAAAGCTATATAAAAGGCAGTTTTAGTATAGATCCTGCAGTTTTCAGAGATGATGATGGCTCCTATTATATCTATTTCGGAGGACTGTGGGGAGGTCAATTACAGAATTGGAAAACAGATAAATTTGATAAAGACGGAACAGAACCTAAACCGGATGATCTAGCACTACTACCTAGAATTGCCAAACTTGATTCATCTATGGAAGAGTTTGAAGAGAACCCAAGGGAGATAGAAATTTTAGATAAAAAGGGAAACTTGCTCCTTGCAGGAAACGAGGATGCAAGATACTTCGAAGGTCCTTGGATGTTTAAGTACAGAGGGAAATACTACTTCTCTTACTCTACAGGAACTACTCATAAAATTGTTTATGCTATATCAGATTCACCTTATGGTCCATTTATTTATCAGGGAACAATACTAGAACCTGTAATAGGCTGGACAACTCACCACAGCATAGTTGAACAGAATGGTGACTGGTATCTGTTTTACCACGATTGCTCCTTATCTGGAGGAGTAAACCACAAACGATCAGTAAAATATGCAAAATTGGATTTCACTGATGATGGAAAAATAATACCCATTTCAGATTTTGTACAAGATTAA
- a CDS encoding carbohydrate ABC transporter permease — MVLEKKNPLKRVLLYTFLIFIAFICIVPFYMMVINSTHSNVEISQGIWLTPGDQLLKNYEIIQGKVNIWLGFANSVIIAVPAVLLSAFFSTLTAYGFAKFRFKGRNVLFWLILGTMMIPQQLGLIGFYDLMVNFRLIDSYLPLILPNIANAAMVFFIKSYIESSIPDSLIEAGLIDGAGEFFIFNKIIIPLAMPSIATMSIFTFINKWNDLINPLVLLNSANKFPMPIVVSNIRGLYEANFGAIYLGIAISVTPIIIVVITFSKQLISGLTVGAVKG; from the coding sequence ATGGTTTTAGAAAAGAAGAACCCTTTAAAAAGAGTTTTATTATATACGTTTCTTATATTTATTGCTTTTATCTGCATAGTACCTTTTTATATGATGGTTATAAACTCAACCCATAGTAATGTAGAAATATCTCAAGGGATATGGTTAACCCCTGGGGACCAGCTTCTAAAAAACTATGAAATAATTCAAGGTAAGGTAAATATATGGCTTGGATTTGCAAATAGTGTAATCATTGCAGTTCCTGCAGTATTGCTATCAGCCTTTTTTAGTACATTAACAGCCTACGGTTTTGCTAAATTTAGGTTCAAAGGTAGGAATGTACTATTTTGGTTAATATTAGGAACTATGATGATTCCACAACAACTTGGACTTATTGGTTTTTATGATTTAATGGTAAATTTTAGACTTATAGACAGCTATCTACCACTAATTCTACCCAATATAGCAAATGCAGCCATGGTATTTTTTATTAAATCTTATATCGAATCAAGTATTCCAGATTCCCTAATAGAAGCAGGGTTAATAGATGGTGCTGGAGAATTTTTTATTTTTAATAAAATAATAATACCTTTGGCAATGCCTTCTATAGCCACAATGTCAATTTTTACTTTTATAAACAAGTGGAATGACCTAATCAACCCTCTAGTATTATTAAACTCTGCAAATAAATTTCCAATGCCTATAGTTGTTTCTAATATTAGAGGATTATACGAAGCAAATTTTGGAGCGATCTATCTAGGAATAGCAATATCAGTAACTCCAATTATAATTGTAGTAATAACTTTTTCAAAACAGTTGATTAGTGGTTTAACAGTAGGAGCTGTAAAGGGTTAA
- a CDS encoding carbohydrate ABC transporter permease, which yields MRKKKFISYSKWGYLFLAPFFIIYTIFALIPLLSTFYNSFFENYRVGLTQVGPTFIGLDNYKEILTNAGVPKYAMNTLIMWLLGFVPQIVVSLLLSVWFASSALKIKGQSFFKTVIYLPNLIMAAAFSMLFFTLFSDAGPINSILTSAGLINEPIRYLSMTNTSRGLIALMNFLMWYGNTTILLMAGILGIDESLFEAARMDGATSGQIFSKIIIPLLIPILVFVMITSLIGGIQMFDVPQILTKGDGLPNRTTMTLIMYLNKHLFSRNFGLAGAVSVMIFLITAVLSFIVYNFSMKSYYADK from the coding sequence TTGAGGAAAAAAAAATTTATTAGCTATTCTAAGTGGGGTTATCTTTTTCTTGCACCCTTCTTTATAATCTATACAATTTTTGCTCTAATACCACTTCTTTCTACCTTCTACAACAGTTTTTTCGAAAACTATAGGGTTGGACTTACCCAGGTAGGACCAACATTTATTGGTTTAGACAACTATAAAGAGATATTAACAAATGCAGGTGTTCCAAAATATGCCATGAATACTTTAATAATGTGGTTACTTGGCTTTGTTCCTCAAATAGTGGTATCTCTACTACTTTCAGTTTGGTTTGCAAGTAGTGCTTTAAAAATTAAAGGTCAATCATTTTTCAAAACGGTTATATACCTACCAAACCTTATAATGGCTGCTGCATTCTCTATGTTATTCTTTACTCTCTTTTCAGATGCAGGTCCAATTAATAGTATATTAACTAGCGCTGGATTGATAAACGAACCTATTAGATATCTATCTATGACAAATACATCTAGAGGATTAATAGCCTTAATGAACTTTTTAATGTGGTATGGAAATACAACTATTTTATTAATGGCTGGAATTCTAGGAATAGATGAGAGTCTTTTCGAAGCTGCAAGAATGGACGGAGCTACATCGGGACAGATATTCTCTAAGATAATTATACCTCTTTTAATACCTATTTTAGTATTTGTTATGATTACTAGTTTAATAGGTGGAATACAGATGTTCGATGTACCACAAATTTTAACAAAGGGTGATGGTCTTCCAAATAGAACAACAATGACCTTAATAATGTATTTAAACAAACACCTATTTAGTCGAAATTTTGGTTTAGCAGGTGCGGTTTCTGTAATGATTTTTCTTATTACTGCAGTTCTAAGTTTTATAGTCTATAACTTTTCAATGAAGAGTTATTATGCTGATAAGTGA
- a CDS encoding carbohydrate ABC transporter permease — protein MLKLERTIAYIVLIFMTCLSLFPFIILIVNSTRLHSDISKGFSILPSKYFLQNWINLFSDKNIPILRALWNSVLISTLTASLSVYFSAVTAYGIHMYSFKGKEVAFRFIMLVMMVPPQVSALGFLRLIMKMNLLDNFIPLIIPTIAAPIVFFFILQYMKSSLPFEIVEAARIDGSGEIRTFNTIVLPILKPAIAVQAIFGFVGSWNNYFMPALIINSKGNKTIPILIAQLRSADYMKFDLGKVYMLIFIAIVPLMIVYLLLSKYIIRGITMGSVKG, from the coding sequence ATGCTAAAATTAGAGCGAACAATAGCCTATATAGTCTTAATTTTTATGACTTGTTTATCACTATTTCCATTTATTATTCTAATTGTAAACTCCACAAGATTACACAGTGATATTAGTAAAGGATTCTCAATTTTACCTAGTAAATATTTTTTACAAAACTGGATTAACTTATTTTCAGATAAGAATATTCCAATTTTAAGAGCTCTATGGAATAGTGTATTAATTTCAACCTTAACTGCCTCTCTTTCTGTCTACTTTTCAGCTGTAACAGCCTACGGGATTCATATGTATAGCTTTAAAGGTAAGGAAGTAGCTTTTAGATTTATAATGCTTGTTATGATGGTTCCTCCCCAGGTTTCAGCTCTTGGTTTTTTAAGACTGATTATGAAGATGAACCTGTTAGATAACTTTATACCTCTAATTATTCCTACAATAGCAGCTCCAATTGTATTCTTTTTCATATTACAATATATGAAATCCTCCCTACCTTTTGAAATTGTAGAGGCAGCGAGAATTGATGGGTCTGGAGAGATAAGAACTTTTAATACTATAGTTCTACCAATTTTAAAACCAGCTATAGCTGTACAGGCAATTTTTGGTTTTGTAGGATCCTGGAACAACTACTTTATGCCTGCACTTATTATTAATTCTAAGGGTAATAAGACAATTCCAATCTTAATAGCCCAATTAAGAAGTGCAGACTACATGAAGTTTGACCTAGGAAAGGTCTATATGCTTATATTTATTGCAATTGTCCCATTAATGATAGTATATCTTCTATTATCTAAATACATAATTAGAGGAATTACTATGGGAAGTGTTAAGGGTTAA
- a CDS encoding GntR family transcriptional regulator, giving the protein MELKYKRVIEYLLNLFNTNSYVSGKQLPTEFEIMDALGVSRNTVRKAILEMEKNDLVERRHGSGTFYTGLDINKKSGGLIGLVNFSDMGYIFPQIIKGVEDTLYDFGYSLVLAGSCYDIEREISSLKLLIDQKVEGLIIDLSKYYTLGEQARVMDLVKSFNIPVVTTHWKGSLNNFSSISINDEKGGFDATNYLISKGHKNIGMVYKSNTQAGLYRFSGYKKALKEAGIEFNEDYVVSYDDFDDSMDTLHAYNCTKDLISKTGGKLTGIFYYTDKCAMEGYKAIESENLTVPDDISVIGFDNYHSSALVTPPLTTFEHPKAELGKWAANVLIDEISKIGLHQPKSLVFEPLLVERKSVINLKKDR; this is encoded by the coding sequence ATGGAACTAAAATATAAAAGGGTTATTGAATATCTACTAAATTTGTTTAATACAAACTCCTACGTCTCTGGAAAACAGTTACCCACTGAGTTCGAAATAATGGATGCACTAGGTGTTAGTCGAAATACCGTACGAAAAGCAATTTTGGAAATGGAGAAGAATGATCTAGTAGAGAGAAGACACGGAAGTGGTACTTTTTATACTGGCTTGGATATTAATAAAAAGAGCGGAGGACTTATTGGTTTAGTAAATTTCTCTGATATGGGTTATATCTTTCCTCAAATTATAAAGGGAGTCGAAGATACTTTATACGATTTTGGTTACTCCCTGGTTTTAGCTGGAAGTTGTTATGATATAGAAAGAGAGATCTCATCCTTAAAACTTCTAATAGATCAAAAAGTTGAAGGTCTTATTATTGATCTTTCTAAATATTATACCCTAGGAGAGCAGGCAAGAGTTATGGACTTGGTTAAGTCTTTTAACATTCCTGTTGTTACAACCCATTGGAAGGGCTCTTTAAATAACTTCTCATCTATATCCATTAATGATGAAAAGGGTGGTTTTGACGCAACGAATTACCTTATTAGTAAAGGTCATAAAAATATTGGAATGGTTTATAAAAGTAATACTCAAGCTGGATTATATAGGTTTAGCGGCTATAAAAAGGCTTTAAAAGAAGCGGGAATAGAGTTTAATGAGGATTATGTTGTAAGTTATGACGACTTTGATGACTCTATGGATACATTACACGCCTATAACTGTACAAAGGATCTAATTTCAAAAACTGGGGGAAAGTTAACAGGAATTTTTTATTATACTGATAAGTGCGCAATGGAAGGGTATAAGGCTATCGAGAGCGAAAACCTAACTGTTCCTGATGATATCTCCGTTATTGGTTTTGATAACTACCACTCGTCAGCATTAGTAACCCCTCCATTAACCACTTTTGAACATCCTAAGGCAGAACTAGGTAAGTGGGCTGCCAATGTTCTAATTGATGAAATATCTAAAATTGGTTTACATCAGCCAAAGAGTCTAGTTTTTGAGCCCCTGTTAGTTGAACGAAAAAGTGTTATAAATTTAAAAAAGGATAGATAA
- a CDS encoding ABC transporter substrate-binding protein produces the protein MTKLTRFFFALAIASLFVPSVFANGNKEDSKSMDQGKVLNIYAWNDEFQTRFNDYYAAKLPADVTVNWIITPNADNAYQNKLDEALLAQDSVSNDEKIDIFLVEADYALKYVDTPYTLDVNKTIGLTDSDLANQYQYTKDIMTDSKGVLKGVSWQACPGGFIYRRSIAEDVIGSSDPKDVQAALDSWDKFDSVAAEAKAKDYFMLSGYDDAFRVFSDNMSSKWVKGNKINIDPSIERWIDMTKEYTDLGYNNKANLWSAESWGGAAVDGRVFGYFGPGWFVDFCLGPATLDDPDAEKTIGNGSYGDWGLVKGPQGFSWGGTWICGAAGSDNLDLIKDIMYTLTVDEDVLVAIAQDKGDFTNNEASMARLAASDYQNSFLGGQNHMAEFLESAKSIDRSSMSAYDQGMTEKLMNSFSDYFNGTVTKEQAWDNFYTAVLELYPNLSK, from the coding sequence ATGACAAAATTAACAAGATTCTTTTTTGCTCTAGCTATTGCTAGTTTGTTTGTACCATCAGTATTTGCTAATGGAAACAAAGAGGATTCAAAATCAATGGACCAAGGCAAGGTATTAAATATCTATGCATGGAATGATGAGTTTCAAACAAGATTCAACGATTATTATGCAGCAAAATTACCTGCTGATGTAACTGTAAATTGGATAATTACTCCAAATGCAGATAACGCTTACCAAAACAAACTTGATGAAGCTTTACTAGCACAAGATAGTGTTTCAAATGATGAAAAAATTGATATATTTTTAGTAGAAGCAGACTACGCATTAAAATATGTTGATACTCCATATACATTAGACGTTAATAAAACTATTGGTTTAACAGATTCAGATTTAGCTAATCAGTACCAGTATACTAAAGATATAATGACTGATTCTAAGGGTGTTTTAAAAGGTGTTTCTTGGCAAGCATGTCCAGGAGGATTTATCTACAGAAGATCTATTGCAGAGGATGTTATTGGATCATCAGACCCTAAAGATGTTCAAGCAGCTTTAGATTCATGGGATAAGTTTGACAGTGTCGCAGCTGAAGCAAAGGCTAAAGACTACTTTATGTTAAGTGGTTACGATGACGCATTTAGAGTTTTCTCTGACAACATGAGTAGTAAATGGGTTAAAGGAAATAAAATTAACATTGATCCTTCAATTGAAAGATGGATTGATATGACAAAAGAGTATACGGATTTAGGTTACAATAATAAAGCAAACCTTTGGTCAGCTGAAAGCTGGGGTGGAGCTGCAGTTGACGGTAGAGTATTTGGTTACTTTGGACCAGGTTGGTTTGTAGATTTCTGTTTAGGACCTGCAACATTAGATGATCCAGATGCAGAAAAAACTATTGGAAACGGATCTTATGGAGACTGGGGATTAGTAAAAGGACCACAGGGATTTAGCTGGGGTGGAACATGGATCTGTGGAGCTGCAGGAAGTGACAACTTAGACCTTATTAAAGATATTATGTATACTTTAACAGTAGATGAAGATGTTTTAGTTGCAATAGCTCAAGACAAAGGTGACTTTACTAATAACGAAGCTTCAATGGCTAGATTAGCTGCTTCTGATTATCAAAATAGTTTCTTAGGTGGACAAAACCATATGGCAGAATTCCTAGAATCTGCAAAAAGTATTGATAGAAGCAGTATGAGTGCATATGACCAAGGTATGACTGAAAAACTAATGAACTCTTTTAGTGACTATTTCAATGGAACTGTAACAAAAGAGCAAGCATGGGATAACTTCTATACAGCAGTATTAGAACTTTACCCTAACTTATCAAAATAG
- a CDS encoding GGDEF domain-containing protein: protein MTIDTGIFSTETEIVNHTQEIINLSEIEHETLLEEYKHLAKSYAKILKQTKKLINLADNTQKRLKESNNLVEDKIHQLLVAEKNLKKLATTDSLTGLKNRRGISRCLENCVKRSQNENLPFTIFLMDIDHFKIVNDKYGHATGDRVLKRLSAILKSTLRSHDCIARWGGEEFLIILPETTLDSGYLVAEKIRKNIEKIEINYNNYKIKVTVSLGGCLYNNNLYIEQSIHSADEALYVSKSNGRNRVSLYEDI from the coding sequence ATGACCATTGATACAGGGATATTTTCAACAGAGACAGAGATTGTAAACCACACCCAAGAGATAATTAATTTATCTGAAATAGAACATGAAACCCTCCTTGAAGAGTATAAACACCTGGCAAAAAGTTATGCAAAGATATTAAAACAGACTAAAAAATTAATTAATTTGGCTGACAATACTCAAAAAAGACTAAAAGAATCTAATAACTTGGTAGAGGATAAGATTCATCAACTATTAGTTGCAGAAAAGAATCTAAAAAAATTAGCTACAACCGACTCCCTAACTGGTCTTAAAAATAGGAGGGGTATTAGTAGGTGTTTAGAAAATTGTGTAAAAAGAAGTCAGAATGAAAATTTACCATTTACAATTTTCTTAATGGATATAGACCACTTTAAAATTGTTAACGACAAATATGGCCATGCAACAGGAGATCGAGTTCTAAAAAGGTTATCGGCAATATTAAAATCAACTCTTAGATCCCACGACTGTATTGCAAGATGGGGTGGGGAAGAGTTTTTAATTATCCTACCAGAGACAACCTTAGATAGTGGATACCTAGTTGCCGAGAAGATTAGAAAAAACATTGAAAAGATTGAGATTAACTATAATAATTATAAAATAAAAGTTACTGTCTCCCTTGGCGGTTGCTTATACAACAACAACTTATATATAGAACAGAGCATTCATAGTGCAGATGAAGCTCTATATGTAAGTAAATCTAATGGAAGAAATAGAGTGAGTTTATATGAAGATATCTGA